A section of the Microbacterium sp. MM2322 genome encodes:
- a CDS encoding thymidine phosphorylase → MSAVEAFDAVDVIRTKRDGGAVPEDALRWMIDAYTREYVADSQMAAFAMAVLLNGMNRDEIRVMTDAMIASGERMSFAGLGKPTVDKHSTGGVGDKITLPLAPLVAAFGVAVPQLSGRGLGHTGGTLDKLEAIPGWRAALSNDEMIAQMRDVGAVICAAGSGLAPADKRLYALRDVTGTVEAIPLIASSIMSKKIAEGTDSLVLDVKFGSGAFMRDVDKARELARTMVALGTDSGVATTALLTDMNTPLGLAIGNANEVRESVEVLAGGGPADIVELTVALAREMLALAGQPDADVEAALKDGRAMDSWRRMIAAQDGDPDAALPAPRETHTVTATESGVVTRLEALPFGIAAWRLGAGRARAQDPVIHAAGIDLHVKPGDTVTAGQPLFTLLADDEKRFARATEALEGAWEIGAEAPASTPLVLERITA, encoded by the coding sequence ATGAGCGCGGTCGAGGCGTTCGATGCCGTCGACGTCATCCGCACCAAGCGGGACGGCGGCGCGGTTCCCGAAGACGCACTCCGCTGGATGATCGACGCCTACACCCGCGAATACGTCGCCGACTCCCAGATGGCCGCCTTCGCGATGGCGGTGCTCCTCAACGGGATGAACCGCGACGAGATCCGCGTCATGACCGACGCGATGATCGCGTCGGGGGAGCGGATGAGCTTCGCCGGTCTCGGCAAGCCGACCGTCGACAAGCACTCCACCGGCGGCGTGGGCGACAAGATCACGCTTCCGTTGGCTCCGCTCGTCGCTGCCTTCGGCGTCGCCGTGCCGCAGCTCTCGGGCCGCGGCCTCGGGCACACCGGCGGGACGCTCGACAAGCTCGAGGCCATCCCCGGCTGGCGGGCCGCCCTCAGCAACGACGAGATGATCGCGCAGATGCGTGACGTCGGCGCCGTGATCTGCGCGGCCGGCTCCGGTCTCGCCCCCGCGGACAAGCGGCTGTACGCGCTTCGCGACGTCACCGGCACCGTCGAAGCGATCCCGCTCATCGCGTCGAGCATCATGTCGAAGAAGATCGCCGAGGGCACCGATTCGCTCGTCCTCGATGTCAAGTTCGGCTCCGGTGCGTTCATGCGAGACGTCGACAAGGCGCGCGAGCTCGCCCGCACGATGGTGGCCCTCGGCACCGACTCGGGCGTCGCGACCACCGCGCTCCTCACCGACATGAACACGCCGCTCGGTCTTGCGATCGGCAACGCGAACGAGGTCCGCGAATCGGTCGAGGTGCTCGCCGGCGGCGGCCCCGCCGACATCGTCGAACTCACCGTCGCCCTCGCCCGCGAGATGCTCGCCCTCGCCGGTCAGCCCGACGCCGACGTCGAAGCCGCCCTGAAGGACGGCCGCGCCATGGACTCCTGGCGTCGCATGATCGCCGCTCAGGACGGCGACCCGGATGCCGCCCTGCCCGCCCCGCGCGAGACCCACACCGTGACGGCGACCGAGTCCGGCGTCGTCACGCGGCTCGAAGCCCTGCCGTTCGGGATCGCCGCCTGGCGTCTCGGCGCCGGACGTGCCCGCGCGCAGGACCCCGTCATCCACGCCGCCGGTATCGACCTGCACGTGAAGCCGGGCGACACCGTGACCGCCGGTCAGCCGCTGTTCACCCTCCTCGCCGACGATGAGAAGCGCTTCGCGCGGGCCACCGAGGCGCTCGAGGGCGCCTGGGAGATCGGTGCGGAAGCCCCGGCATCCACTCCGCTCGTCCTCGAGCGCATCACCGCTTGA
- a CDS encoding PTS sugar transporter subunit IIA, with the protein MAREVLTLGQIRIRTGSVSQEQAMKEAADILEAAGAVTSAYFDAMQQREIAVSTYMGNELAIPHGTNETKEAILDSALSFVRYDGGVDWAGEQVSFVVGIAGNGDEHLEILSQIALLFSEDDEVAKLKAAQTPEELYQLLATVNNA; encoded by the coding sequence ATGGCTCGCGAAGTCCTCACCCTCGGCCAGATCCGCATCCGCACCGGCTCCGTCAGCCAGGAGCAGGCGATGAAGGAAGCCGCCGACATCCTCGAGGCCGCCGGCGCGGTAACGAGCGCATACTTCGATGCGATGCAGCAGCGCGAGATCGCCGTTTCGACCTACATGGGCAACGAGCTCGCGATCCCCCACGGCACGAACGAGACGAAAGAGGCGATCCTCGACTCCGCGCTCTCCTTCGTCCGATACGACGGCGGCGTCGACTGGGCCGGCGAGCAGGTCTCGTTCGTCGTCGGCATCGCCGGCAATGGCGACGAGCACCTCGAGATCCTCTCGCAGATCGCACTCCTCTTCTCCGAGGACGATGAGGTCGCCAAGCTCAAGGCCGCACAGACCCCCGAGGAGCTCTACCAGCTCCTCGCCACGGTGAACAACGCATGA
- a CDS encoding adenosine deaminase: MAIDQHGDAQLEGVSIRSLPKVSLHDHLDGALRPQTIIELADEAGVELPESAADDLADWFEDQSDSGSLVEYLKTFDLTVAVMQTREGLRRVAKEFVEDLAADGVIYGEVRWAPEQHLGGGLSLDEVVEAVQEGIEEGEDAVDSGGRDIRVGQLITAMRHTDRSLEIAELAVRHRGRGAVGFDIAGPEAGFPPSNHRAAFEHLASAFFPVTVHAGEAAGLDSIRSALIDGRALRLGHGVRIAEDLDVVEQKGEEVQVRFGDLARWVRDREIPLELSPSSNLQTGAVAAWGTQLEDHPFDLLYQLGFAVTVNVDNRTMSRTSLTRELSLLADAFEYTLDDLEAFQLNAAAAAFLTIEEREELIELIGEGFSA, from the coding sequence ATGGCCATCGACCAGCACGGCGACGCACAGCTCGAGGGCGTCTCGATCCGCTCGCTCCCCAAGGTGTCGCTGCACGACCACCTCGACGGCGCGCTGCGTCCGCAGACGATCATCGAGCTCGCCGATGAGGCGGGCGTAGAGCTCCCCGAATCCGCCGCCGACGACCTCGCCGACTGGTTCGAGGACCAGTCGGACTCGGGCTCGCTCGTCGAGTACCTGAAGACGTTCGACCTGACCGTCGCGGTCATGCAGACCCGCGAGGGACTGCGCCGCGTCGCGAAGGAGTTCGTCGAGGACCTCGCAGCCGACGGCGTCATCTACGGCGAGGTGCGCTGGGCACCCGAGCAACACCTCGGCGGCGGCCTGAGCCTCGACGAGGTCGTGGAAGCCGTGCAGGAGGGCATCGAAGAGGGCGAGGATGCCGTCGATTCCGGCGGCCGCGACATCCGGGTCGGCCAGCTCATCACCGCGATGCGGCACACCGACCGGTCGCTCGAGATCGCCGAGCTCGCTGTGCGTCACCGCGGGCGCGGAGCTGTCGGGTTCGACATCGCCGGACCGGAGGCGGGGTTCCCGCCGTCGAACCACCGGGCGGCGTTCGAGCACCTGGCATCCGCCTTCTTCCCCGTCACGGTGCACGCCGGCGAGGCTGCGGGGCTCGACTCGATCCGCTCCGCGCTGATCGACGGACGGGCGCTCCGCCTCGGCCACGGTGTGCGCATCGCCGAGGACCTCGACGTCGTCGAGCAGAAGGGCGAAGAGGTGCAGGTTCGCTTCGGCGACCTGGCCCGCTGGGTGCGCGACCGGGAGATCCCCCTCGAACTGTCGCCGTCGTCGAACCTGCAGACCGGCGCGGTCGCCGCGTGGGGAACGCAGCTCGAGGACCACCCGTTCGACCTGCTCTATCAGCTCGGCTTCGCCGTCACCGTGAACGTCGACAACCGCACGATGAGCCGCACGTCGCTGACGCGCGAGCTGTCGCTGCTCGCCGACGCGTTCGAGTACACGCTGGACGATCTCGAGGCCTTCCAGCTCAACGCTGCGGCCGCCGCGTTCCTGACGATCGAGGAGCGAGAGGAGCTCATCGAGCTCATCGGCGAGGGCTTCTCGGCCTGA
- a CDS encoding mannitol-1-phosphate 5-dehydrogenase, giving the protein MKAVHFGAGNIGRGFVGLLLHEGGYDLVFSDVAPTLVETINAASEYTVHEVGPGGGDKTVTGFRALDSRADPDAVADEVATAEVVTTAVGPNILPFVAPHILEGLARRDADAKPLQVMACENAIGATDTLRAEIEKLAGDSWGDLSTRAVFANTAVDRIVPGQPEGSGVDVTVEPFFEWAIERGPFGGDLPQIPGAHFVDDLAPYIERKLFTVNTGHAATAYFGAAAGINRISDALADPGIRAKVEQALEETSAFLAAAHGLDPAELADYRATILERFSNEALPDTVQRVGRQPLRKLSRHERFVGPAAAAAERGLAVDGLMAAIAAALRFEDAADAQAVELQERIRSEDAAAFTASVTGLDASHPLFPRVQEEVAHRQTELGVYGA; this is encoded by the coding sequence ATGAAAGCCGTCCACTTCGGCGCCGGCAACATCGGGCGCGGATTCGTCGGCCTCCTCCTCCACGAGGGCGGGTACGACCTCGTCTTCTCCGACGTCGCACCCACCCTCGTCGAGACGATCAACGCGGCATCCGAATACACCGTTCACGAGGTCGGGCCCGGAGGCGGCGACAAGACCGTCACCGGCTTCCGAGCTCTCGACAGCCGGGCAGATCCGGATGCCGTCGCGGACGAGGTCGCTACGGCCGAGGTCGTGACGACCGCCGTGGGACCGAACATCCTGCCGTTCGTCGCCCCCCACATCCTCGAGGGGCTCGCGCGGCGCGATGCCGATGCGAAGCCGCTGCAGGTGATGGCCTGCGAGAACGCGATCGGGGCGACCGACACTCTGCGCGCGGAGATCGAGAAGCTGGCCGGCGACTCCTGGGGCGATCTTTCGACGCGTGCCGTGTTCGCCAATACCGCCGTCGACCGGATCGTCCCGGGCCAGCCCGAGGGCTCGGGCGTCGACGTGACCGTCGAGCCGTTCTTCGAGTGGGCCATCGAGCGGGGCCCCTTCGGCGGTGATCTGCCGCAGATCCCCGGCGCTCACTTCGTCGACGACCTCGCCCCGTACATCGAGCGGAAGCTGTTCACGGTGAACACCGGCCACGCCGCCACCGCGTACTTCGGTGCCGCGGCCGGGATCAACCGGATTTCGGACGCCCTGGCGGACCCCGGCATCCGTGCCAAGGTCGAGCAGGCGCTCGAGGAGACCTCGGCCTTCCTCGCTGCGGCTCACGGGTTGGACCCGGCGGAGCTCGCTGACTACCGCGCGACGATCCTCGAGCGGTTCTCGAACGAAGCCCTCCCCGACACCGTGCAGCGGGTCGGCCGGCAGCCGCTCCGCAAGCTGTCTCGCCACGAGCGCTTCGTCGGCCCCGCCGCGGCTGCCGCTGAGCGCGGTCTCGCCGTCGACGGGCTCATGGCCGCGATCGCCGCAGCACTCCGATTCGAAGACGCCGCGGACGCGCAGGCGGTGGAGCTGCAGGAGCGGATCCGATCTGAGGATGCCGCGGCTTTCACCGCATCCGTCACCGGCCTCGACGCATCCCACCCGTTGTTCCCCCGCGTGCAGGAGGAAGTCGCCCACCGGCAGACCGAGCTCGGCGTCTACGGCGCGTGA
- a CDS encoding PTS mannitol transporter subunit IICB, protein MTTTSPAQTQGGARVAVQRFGTFLSGMIMPLIPALIAWGIFTAFFIEKGWTPNADLANIVGPFIHYLLPILIAYLGGHLVYSVRGGVVGAIATFGVIAGSDLLIDNFNAALAISDPEADPLSKVNMFIGAMIMAPLAAWTMKMLDRLWEGKVRAGFEMLVNMFSAGIWGFVMAIVGFYPLAWLINGLMNVLSTAVNWLVETNLLPLTSIIIEPAKVFFLNNALNHGVLTPLGLDQAAASDAGGSILFLLEANPGPGLGLLLAFTFFGIGAARASAPGAAIIQFFGGIHEVYFPYALMKPILIVALIAGGMTGVTTNMLLGGMLRAPAAPGSILAVMAQVANNSYVAVALSVVLSAAVTFIVASIILRASRKRDLAAAELGTDSFSAAVSQTEANKGKKSDAMDNLRRSGAKSATASAPAETAVAEREITNVVFACDAGMGSSAMGASVLRNKFKKAGVEGVTVTNKAIANLDPSADLVITQQQLTDRARGVTPDSLHVSVDNFMNSPKYDEVVEMVRRQHGDA, encoded by the coding sequence ATGACAACGACGTCACCGGCACAGACCCAGGGAGGAGCCCGCGTCGCCGTTCAGCGATTCGGCACGTTCCTTTCGGGCATGATCATGCCGCTCATCCCCGCACTCATCGCGTGGGGCATCTTCACCGCCTTCTTCATCGAGAAGGGCTGGACGCCGAACGCTGACCTGGCGAACATCGTGGGTCCGTTCATCCACTACCTGCTGCCGATCCTCATCGCCTACCTCGGTGGCCACCTGGTCTACAGCGTGCGTGGCGGCGTCGTCGGCGCGATCGCGACCTTCGGTGTCATCGCCGGTTCCGATCTCCTGATCGATAACTTCAACGCCGCCCTGGCCATCTCCGACCCTGAGGCCGATCCCCTCAGCAAGGTGAACATGTTCATCGGCGCGATGATCATGGCTCCGCTGGCCGCGTGGACCATGAAGATGCTCGACCGCCTGTGGGAGGGCAAGGTCCGCGCCGGCTTCGAGATGCTCGTGAACATGTTCTCGGCGGGCATCTGGGGCTTCGTCATGGCCATCGTCGGGTTCTACCCGCTGGCGTGGCTGATCAACGGCCTCATGAACGTTCTCAGCACCGCGGTCAACTGGCTCGTCGAGACGAACCTCCTGCCACTGACGAGCATCATCATCGAGCCCGCCAAGGTGTTCTTCCTCAACAACGCGCTCAACCATGGCGTCCTCACCCCGCTCGGCCTCGACCAGGCAGCGGCCAGCGACGCCGGCGGATCGATCCTGTTCCTCCTCGAAGCGAACCCCGGCCCGGGCCTCGGTCTGCTGCTCGCATTCACCTTCTTCGGCATCGGCGCCGCACGTGCGTCTGCTCCCGGAGCTGCGATCATCCAGTTCTTCGGTGGCATCCACGAGGTGTACTTCCCGTACGCGCTCATGAAGCCGATCCTGATCGTGGCCCTGATCGCCGGTGGCATGACCGGTGTCACCACAAACATGCTGCTCGGCGGCATGTTGCGCGCTCCGGCCGCCCCGGGCAGCATCCTGGCGGTCATGGCTCAGGTAGCCAACAACAGCTACGTAGCCGTGGCTCTCTCGGTAGTCCTGTCGGCTGCGGTGACGTTCATCGTCGCGTCGATCATCCTGCGAGCTTCCCGCAAGCGCGACCTCGCTGCCGCCGAACTCGGCACGGACTCCTTCTCCGCCGCGGTCTCGCAGACCGAAGCGAACAAGGGTAAGAAGTCGGACGCCATGGACAACCTGCGCCGCTCTGGCGCAAAGTCGGCCACGGCATCCGCCCCGGCCGAGACCGCGGTCGCCGAGCGCGAGATCACGAACGTCGTGTTCGCGTGCGACGCCGGCATGGGCTCGTCCGCGATGGGCGCCAGCGTCCTCCGCAACAAGTTCAAGAAGGCGGGCGTCGAGGGCGTCACGGTCACCAACAAGGCGATCGCCAACCTCGACCCGTCGGCCGACCTGGTCATCACCCAGCAGCAGCTGACCGACCGGGCGCGCGGGGTCACCCCCGACTCCCTGCACGTCTCGGTCGACAACTTCATGAACTCGCCGAAGTACGACGAGGTCGTCGAGATGGTGCGCCGCCAGCACGGCGACGCCTGA
- a CDS encoding alpha/beta hydrolase, which translates to MSASKRPRSRARRIVSIVLLSLAGLLVAGIVGIVIWSQVGVMGAEAGPLDAVREDSRIAVSDTDGNVVMSPVSGESTVGLVFIPGAKVDAEAYEAKLAGLVAEDGMTVVITRPWLNLAFFDPRPLSTFTDAAPDVDTWLVGGHSLGGVRACQLAPDADGLVLFASYCASDLSDSGLPALSISGSEDGLSTPEKIQDARGMLPADAEFVEVPGASHASFGDYGPQAGDGTPTIDDPAMTADITASVADLLARL; encoded by the coding sequence GTGAGCGCGTCGAAGCGGCCCCGATCCCGGGCACGGCGCATCGTCTCGATCGTGCTGCTGTCCCTAGCGGGGCTGCTCGTCGCCGGGATCGTCGGCATCGTGATCTGGAGCCAGGTCGGTGTCATGGGTGCCGAGGCCGGCCCGCTCGACGCGGTACGCGAGGACAGCCGGATCGCTGTGTCCGACACGGACGGCAACGTCGTGATGTCTCCGGTTTCCGGGGAGAGCACCGTCGGGCTGGTCTTCATCCCCGGCGCGAAGGTCGACGCCGAGGCGTACGAGGCGAAACTCGCCGGCCTCGTCGCGGAGGACGGGATGACGGTCGTCATCACGCGTCCGTGGCTGAACCTCGCCTTCTTCGATCCCCGACCGCTGTCGACGTTCACCGATGCCGCGCCCGACGTCGACACCTGGCTCGTCGGAGGCCACTCCCTCGGCGGGGTGCGCGCGTGCCAGCTCGCGCCGGATGCCGACGGCCTCGTCCTCTTCGCGTCGTACTGCGCGAGTGACCTGTCCGATTCCGGCCTGCCGGCGCTGAGCATCTCGGGCTCGGAGGACGGCTTGTCGACCCCCGAGAAGATCCAGGACGCCCGCGGGATGCTGCCGGCCGACGCCGAGTTCGTCGAGGTCCCCGGCGCCTCGCACGCATCCTTCGGCGACTACGGCCCGCAAGCCGGCGACGGTACGCCCACGATCGACGACCCCGCTATGACGGCCGACATCACGGCATCCGTCGCGGACCTGCTCGCCCGTCTCTGA
- a CDS encoding HPr family phosphocarrier protein — MSAPASRTVRIGSSNGLHARPAKMFAQAAKDAGIPVTISKGSGGAVNAASILSVISLGAENGDYVTLTADGANAEEVLDALTELLTTDHDA; from the coding sequence ATGAGTGCACCGGCCAGCCGGACCGTGAGGATCGGCTCCTCCAACGGCCTCCACGCCCGCCCCGCGAAGATGTTCGCGCAGGCCGCGAAGGATGCCGGCATCCCCGTCACCATCTCGAAGGGCTCCGGCGGCGCCGTCAATGCCGCCAGCATCCTCAGCGTCATCTCGCTGGGTGCGGAGAACGGCGACTACGTGACGCTGACCGCCGACGGCGCGAACGCCGAAGAGGTGCTCGACGCCCTCACCGAACTTCTGACCACCGACCACGACGCCTGA
- a CDS encoding DUF559 domain-containing protein, which produces MRRPRPLPENLRDRAFHVDDACRAGVTAGRLDASDLAIPYPGVRVPVGHDLESLAARARQFAERMRPWQFFSHSTALALYGAPIPSDRASQRLHVAAHRPDREPRVAGVVGHRLGPGVADVREVEGLRAEAPAMAWRHVASWWSHEDLVAAGDFLVGTRGLLALDDLAAEVAKGPGRVQAALEAALSDVRVGAESPAETRLRLVICAAGLPEPALNVALCAPDGRFVARLDLAYARWRVAVEYDGRQHAEDRAQFERDADRWHAIREQGWVLVRILRHHLQGDGGQAVRMVAGALRQAGWTP; this is translated from the coding sequence ATGCGGCGACCGCGTCCCCTTCCCGAGAACCTGCGCGACCGAGCGTTCCACGTCGATGACGCCTGCCGGGCCGGGGTCACCGCCGGCCGGTTGGATGCCAGTGATCTGGCGATCCCCTATCCGGGAGTCCGGGTTCCCGTGGGTCACGACCTCGAGTCGCTTGCCGCCCGGGCACGCCAGTTCGCCGAGCGGATGCGGCCCTGGCAGTTCTTCAGCCACAGCACCGCGTTGGCTCTTTACGGCGCGCCGATCCCGTCCGATCGAGCCTCGCAGCGACTGCACGTGGCGGCGCACCGTCCGGATCGCGAACCGCGGGTCGCGGGTGTCGTCGGGCACCGGCTCGGACCGGGCGTCGCTGACGTGCGAGAGGTGGAGGGGCTGCGGGCTGAGGCACCGGCGATGGCGTGGCGCCACGTGGCGTCCTGGTGGAGTCACGAGGACCTGGTCGCCGCGGGGGACTTCCTCGTGGGCACGCGAGGTCTGCTCGCTCTCGACGACCTGGCGGCGGAAGTCGCGAAGGGGCCGGGACGGGTACAGGCCGCTCTGGAAGCAGCGCTCTCCGACGTGCGGGTCGGCGCGGAGTCGCCGGCAGAAACCCGGCTGCGGCTCGTCATCTGCGCCGCAGGACTCCCGGAGCCCGCGCTCAACGTTGCCCTCTGCGCACCGGACGGCCGGTTCGTCGCCCGGCTGGACCTCGCGTACGCGCGCTGGCGGGTCGCGGTCGAGTACGACGGGCGTCAGCACGCCGAGGACCGGGCGCAGTTCGAGCGTGATGCCGACCGGTGGCACGCCATCCGTGAGCAAGGGTGGGTGCTCGTCCGCATCCTTCGCCATCACCTGCAGGGTGACGGCGGACAGGCCGTCCGCATGGTCGCGGGCGCGCTCCGGCAGGCAGGGTGGACGCCGTGA
- the ptsP gene encoding phosphoenolpyruvate--protein phosphotransferase, with product MTELRGVGIGLGVSHGPVARMAEPLPAPKDEKSTLSGDEETARVRAAIEAVARELEQRGETAGGAAQEVLEAQAMMAEDPALDEEVTNRIAAGKTAEFAVFDAFASFRDTLAAMGGYLGERAADLDDVAQRVIAHLRGVAAPGVPDPGHPFVLVAKDLAPADTALLDLDKVLALITTEGGPTSHTAILAREKSIVAVVGVRGAADLAEGETVIVDAAGGVVTTQPSDDDIAQVERREADRAAAADAPVTPGALADGTAVPLLANLGKPQDAAKAVELGAEGVGLFRTEFLFLSSAQAPTVDEQTKAYTELLQAFPGKKVVVRALDAGADKPLAFLNDAHEENPALGLRGLRALRASEDILREQLTALANADAATDADLWVMAPMVSTVEETEYFVTLAKEYGIKTAGVMVEVPSSALLADKVLAHADFASIGTNDLTQYTLAADRLLGSVSSFQDPWHPAVLQLVKATGDGGRLNGKPIGICGEAAADPLLAVVLVGLGATTLSMAPTALADVRATLLHHSLDDAKRIAEAALAASDAASARAAAQEAAAQHKENQ from the coding sequence ATGACTGAGCTTCGAGGAGTAGGAATCGGCCTGGGCGTGAGCCACGGCCCCGTCGCACGGATGGCGGAGCCGCTGCCCGCGCCGAAAGACGAGAAGAGCACGCTGAGCGGCGACGAGGAGACCGCGCGCGTCCGCGCCGCGATCGAAGCCGTCGCACGCGAGCTCGAACAGCGCGGCGAGACCGCCGGCGGAGCCGCGCAGGAGGTGCTCGAGGCCCAGGCGATGATGGCCGAGGACCCGGCCCTCGACGAGGAGGTCACGAACCGCATCGCGGCCGGCAAGACGGCCGAGTTCGCCGTGTTCGACGCGTTCGCCTCGTTCCGCGACACCCTCGCGGCGATGGGCGGCTACCTCGGCGAGCGCGCCGCGGACCTCGACGACGTCGCTCAGCGCGTGATCGCACACCTCCGGGGCGTCGCGGCTCCGGGTGTCCCCGACCCGGGGCATCCGTTCGTCCTCGTGGCCAAGGACCTCGCTCCCGCCGACACCGCGCTGCTCGACCTCGACAAGGTCCTCGCCCTCATCACCACCGAGGGCGGACCGACCTCGCACACCGCGATCCTCGCGCGCGAGAAGTCGATCGTCGCCGTCGTGGGCGTCCGCGGCGCCGCTGATCTCGCCGAGGGCGAGACGGTGATCGTGGATGCCGCCGGCGGAGTCGTCACGACACAGCCGAGCGACGACGACATCGCGCAGGTCGAACGCCGCGAGGCCGACCGCGCCGCCGCAGCCGATGCTCCCGTCACCCCGGGCGCTCTCGCCGACGGCACCGCCGTTCCGCTGCTGGCCAACCTCGGCAAGCCGCAGGATGCCGCGAAGGCCGTCGAGCTCGGTGCGGAAGGCGTGGGCCTGTTCCGCACCGAGTTCCTGTTCCTCAGCTCGGCGCAGGCGCCGACCGTCGACGAGCAGACGAAGGCGTACACCGAACTGCTGCAGGCGTTCCCCGGCAAGAAGGTCGTCGTCCGCGCGCTGGATGCCGGTGCCGACAAGCCGCTCGCCTTCCTCAACGACGCCCACGAGGAGAACCCCGCCCTCGGACTCCGCGGACTCCGCGCGCTCCGCGCCAGCGAGGACATCCTGCGCGAGCAGCTCACCGCCCTCGCCAACGCGGATGCCGCGACCGACGCCGATCTCTGGGTCATGGCGCCGATGGTGTCGACCGTCGAGGAGACGGAGTACTTCGTCACCCTGGCGAAGGAATACGGCATCAAGACCGCAGGAGTCATGGTCGAGGTCCCCTCTTCCGCGCTCCTGGCCGATAAGGTCCTCGCCCACGCGGACTTCGCGTCGATCGGGACGAACGACCTCACGCAGTACACCCTCGCGGCCGACCGCCTGCTCGGTTCGGTCTCGTCGTTCCAGGACCCGTGGCATCCCGCGGTCCTACAGCTCGTCAAGGCGACGGGCGACGGCGGACGACTCAACGGCAAGCCGATCGGCATCTGCGGCGAGGCCGCAGCCGATCCGCTGCTCGCGGTCGTCCTCGTCGGCCTCGGCGCGACGACTCTCTCCATGGCACCGACGGCGCTCGCAGACGTGCGCGCCACCCTCTTGCACCACAGCCTCGACGACGCGAAGCGCATCGCCGAAGCAGCCCTCGCCGCATCCGATGCGGCATCCGCCCGAGCCGCGGCCCAGGAAGCCGCAGCACAGCACAAGGAGAACCAGTAA
- a CDS encoding PTS sugar transporter: protein MKILVVCGAGASSTFVAQRLRQAAQREGTELLVRAGAPGMVAMEADAGDVVLVGPHLASALSDIERDAATRQARAVLLPEDVFGDRDGTRTFALVKAAAAADRIERTPR from the coding sequence GTGAAGATCCTCGTCGTCTGTGGCGCCGGTGCGTCGAGCACGTTCGTCGCCCAGCGTCTGCGGCAGGCCGCACAACGCGAAGGCACGGAGCTGCTCGTCCGTGCGGGTGCCCCCGGGATGGTCGCCATGGAGGCGGACGCCGGCGACGTGGTGCTCGTGGGTCCGCACCTCGCCTCCGCGCTCTCCGACATCGAACGGGATGCCGCCACCCGACAGGCGCGTGCCGTGCTGCTGCCGGAGGACGTGTTCGGCGATCGTGATGGAACCCGCACGTTCGCCCTGGTGAAGGCCGCGGCAGCCGCCGACCGTATCGAAAGGACCCCGCGATGA
- a CDS encoding cytidine deaminase codes for MTDIDWDELRSAAVEAMEKAYAPYSRYRVGAAALVSDGRIVTGCNVENASYGVGLCAECGLVGNLHMTGGGELVAFVCVNNDGETIMPCGRCRQLLNEFAIPGMLLETVSGIRTIDEVLPDAFGPRDLEAAR; via the coding sequence GTGACCGACATCGATTGGGACGAGCTGCGCTCCGCAGCCGTCGAGGCCATGGAGAAGGCGTACGCGCCGTACTCCCGTTACCGGGTGGGCGCCGCGGCGCTCGTGAGCGACGGGCGGATCGTGACCGGCTGCAACGTCGAGAATGCGTCGTACGGCGTCGGGCTCTGCGCGGAGTGCGGCCTCGTCGGCAACCTCCACATGACGGGTGGCGGCGAACTCGTCGCGTTCGTCTGCGTCAACAACGACGGTGAGACGATCATGCCGTGCGGCCGTTGCCGTCAGCTGCTCAACGAGTTCGCGATCCCCGGGATGCTGCTGGAGACCGTGTCGGGCATCCGCACCATCGACGAGGTCCTGCCCGACGCGTTCGGTCCCCGCGACCTGGAGGCCGCCCGATGA